The proteins below come from a single Gallaecimonas pentaromativorans genomic window:
- the rplR gene encoding 50S ribosomal protein L18: MDKKASRLRRALRVRKQIKELGANRLVVHRTPRHIYAQLIAANGSEVIASASTLEKALAEQVKYSGNIDAAKAVGKAIAERALEKGVSTVAFDRSGFKYHGRVAALADAAREAGLKF, translated from the coding sequence ATGGACAAGAAAGCATCTCGTCTTCGTCGCGCTCTGCGCGTACGCAAGCAGATTAAAGAGCTGGGTGCGAATCGTCTGGTGGTTCACCGTACACCGCGCCACATTTACGCGCAGCTGATCGCAGCCAACGGTTCTGAAGTGATCGCCTCTGCCTCCACTCTGGAGAAAGCACTGGCCGAGCAAGTGAAATACTCCGGCAACATCGATGCTGCCAAAGCAGTGGGTAAAGCCATCGCCGAGCGCGCTCTTGAAAAAGGCGTGAGCACCGTTGCATTCGATCGTTCCGGTTTTAAATATCACGGTCGTGTAGCTGCCCTGGCGGACGCTGCCCGTGAAGCCGGCCTGAAGTTCTAA